A single region of the Saprospiraceae bacterium genome encodes:
- a CDS encoding two-component regulator propeller domain-containing protein, with protein MSAKNRLFFVLISFFGLHVLVGQEVNHQFHFLTIDEGLAHTDATCITQDDQSFIWIGTYFGLNRFDGYELKSFYNQNNPLRNVYTNRINDFCIDHKRRIWLATQGGVECFDIATASFLELKRGDDPTLNTAGSVISFDTTAGKLIIGDAIGLTFFSVTADLQLETIAPTIPVGVGAVHGLVKGRKDWWVIGSEGLFRVKLGHTPPTIEKILLRDAAGQEIKNLSAITFDENQLWLATNTHIYTATIQDQSEWKALNHPFVSSTHKINTFTDISLKKHQDILWIGTESGLMKCRISPEGLVPKLYQKKEPFTKYALTSSHISDLFIDQSNCLWLSTFGGGVNYIDLSQKKFHLLQHDSQDPQNSLSGNYIRAMLEDPQGNLWIGTRENGLNHYNFKTGQYQHFIYQENQPQGISSDKIRSIAYDQQARLWVGTQEGLNIYKGNGQNFDKLFFQSDNPNSISNDVIFALACDKFGQMWAGSWHNGLNRIVYNSQQDYQIERINSQTSPWKLSSDKVSFIYADDQNAALFVGTDNGLNHIFLNETGHITNIIYYKGEGEANQLSSNFIWPIIKTAPDTLWVGTIGGGLNKIVLLPNGQYEARRFSVAEGIPSIDIESILEDESGNLWLGSRGLSMFNPTTETFTHYDINDGLQSNSFKIGAAAKGKNGKLYFGGTNGINFFYPKEIRQYQQKPSIVLTDLVVNNEPVQLKEAKNKWVLLERSINLTTDIRLSHLENNFSLTFAAIHFANPDKCRYRYKLDGFDDDWIYTDANNRKATYSNLDYGKYVFHVAGSNSDGVWSEEEVNLNIAIVAPWWSSTLARVIYFLFILGVLAGIFYYTTRWYKLKSAYEFTLLEEQQMEELHKMRLQFFTNISHEFKTPLTLILNPLEQLSKGDIGKRKQRRYYQIMENNARRLLNLVNELLDFRKIESNAYSLHAEKMDLSSFAEDIFENFREHALLRDIEFSFRSEGLIDHFWMDKNVVEKILINLLGNAFKYTDVGGNISLEVYEHYEKIKPHFAHSFKIDQGYQAKAYVWIKVADNGVGIPANLLHLIFDRYFSGEEFSHDEKKGTGVGLALVKSLVARHSGLLQVFSEEGRGAAFLVGLPKGKEHLHEGEIVTQSVYKRADYDLPKLKDLYPESYQTTDNEAVNETRKKTLLIVEDNLELRHFLKEHFEETYHLLEANNGKEGLHILKKHQPDIILSDVMMPQMDGIEFCKLVKGDDAYNHIPFILLTAKSAIENRIEGMQSGADIYLAKPFSIDELQLTLRNILISRMQLRQLYLKNAFSEAREIAVVEKEKEFMDEMVRLVEEHLEDTDFDVDALCKAMGMSRTKLYSKVKAVTDKSIGEFIRGMRLRKAAQMLASEEVSVAEVMYKVGIQSQSYFTKSFKKEFGKTPSRYVKEL; from the coding sequence ATGAGTGCCAAAAACCGTTTATTTTTCGTCCTGATCAGTTTTTTTGGTCTTCATGTCCTGGTTGGGCAGGAGGTAAATCATCAGTTCCATTTTCTAACCATTGATGAAGGTTTGGCTCATACCGACGCTACCTGTATCACCCAGGACGATCAAAGTTTTATCTGGATAGGTACTTATTTTGGGCTGAATCGTTTTGATGGATATGAACTAAAGTCCTTTTACAACCAAAACAATCCACTGCGGAATGTTTACACCAACCGGATCAATGATTTTTGTATTGACCATAAAAGACGGATATGGTTGGCTACCCAAGGTGGGGTAGAGTGTTTTGATATAGCTACCGCTTCTTTTCTGGAACTGAAACGCGGGGATGATCCCACCTTGAATACCGCTGGTTCTGTTATCTCTTTTGACACCACTGCTGGAAAATTAATCATTGGAGACGCCATAGGGCTTACTTTTTTTAGTGTAACAGCAGACCTTCAGTTGGAAACTATAGCCCCGACGATACCTGTTGGGGTGGGGGCTGTTCACGGACTGGTGAAGGGCAGGAAGGACTGGTGGGTGATAGGCAGCGAAGGCTTATTTCGGGTGAAGCTAGGCCATACTCCGCCCACCATAGAAAAAATCCTTTTGAGAGATGCTGCCGGGCAAGAAATCAAAAACCTCAGCGCCATTACTTTTGATGAAAATCAACTTTGGTTGGCCACGAATACCCATATATATACGGCTACCATCCAGGATCAATCCGAATGGAAGGCGCTTAACCATCCTTTCGTTTCCAGTACCCATAAAATAAATACTTTTACGGATATCTCCCTTAAAAAGCACCAGGATATCTTATGGATAGGAACGGAATCCGGTCTGATGAAATGTCGTATAAGCCCCGAAGGATTGGTCCCCAAATTATACCAAAAAAAGGAACCCTTTACAAAATACGCCCTGACTTCCAGTCATATTAGTGACCTGTTTATCGACCAGTCCAACTGTTTATGGTTAAGCACCTTTGGGGGTGGAGTTAATTACATTGATTTAAGCCAAAAGAAATTTCACCTCTTGCAGCATGATTCCCAAGACCCACAAAACTCCTTAAGTGGCAATTATATTAGAGCCATGTTGGAGGACCCCCAGGGAAACCTATGGATTGGTACACGCGAGAATGGCCTGAATCATTATAATTTTAAAACTGGACAATACCAACATTTTATCTACCAAGAAAACCAACCCCAAGGCATTAGTAGCGACAAAATACGCTCTATTGCCTATGACCAACAAGCAAGGCTTTGGGTCGGAACGCAGGAGGGCCTGAATATTTATAAAGGCAACGGTCAAAATTTTGATAAACTATTTTTTCAAAGCGATAATCCCAATTCCATTTCCAATGATGTGATCTTTGCTTTGGCTTGTGATAAATTTGGACAAATGTGGGCCGGTTCCTGGCACAATGGCCTAAATAGAATAGTATATAACAGCCAGCAGGATTACCAAATAGAACGAATAAACAGCCAAACTTCTCCCTGGAAACTGAGTTCGGATAAAGTCTCCTTTATCTATGCCGATGACCAAAATGCAGCGCTATTCGTTGGAACAGATAATGGATTGAACCATATTTTTCTCAATGAAACCGGACATATTACCAATATCATCTATTACAAGGGGGAGGGTGAAGCCAACCAATTGAGTTCCAACTTTATATGGCCCATCATCAAAACTGCACCTGATACCTTGTGGGTAGGGACCATTGGTGGAGGATTGAATAAAATAGTGTTACTACCCAATGGCCAATATGAAGCCAGGCGTTTTTCGGTGGCAGAGGGTATCCCTTCCATAGATATTGAGAGCATTTTGGAAGATGAATCAGGTAATTTATGGTTGGGCAGTAGGGGCTTATCGATGTTTAATCCTACCACAGAAACCTTTACTCATTATGATATTAATGATGGCTTACAAAGTAATAGTTTTAAAATTGGCGCTGCGGCAAAGGGGAAAAACGGGAAACTATATTTTGGCGGTACCAATGGCATTAACTTTTTTTATCCCAAAGAAATTCGTCAATACCAACAAAAACCTAGCATTGTTTTAACCGATTTGGTGGTCAATAATGAGCCCGTTCAATTAAAGGAAGCTAAAAACAAATGGGTATTATTGGAGCGGAGTATAAACCTGACAACCGACATTCGGCTAAGTCATCTAGAGAATAACTTCTCCCTGACTTTTGCTGCCATTCATTTTGCCAATCCAGATAAATGCCGTTATCGTTATAAGTTAGATGGTTTTGATGATGACTGGATTTATACTGATGCCAATAATCGAAAAGCGACCTATTCCAACTTAGACTATGGCAAGTATGTTTTTCATGTAGCTGGTTCGAATAGTGATGGCGTATGGAGTGAGGAAGAAGTAAATTTGAATATTGCCATTGTCGCGCCCTGGTGGTCGTCCACCCTAGCCAGGGTGATCTATTTTTTGTTTATTCTAGGTGTACTTGCCGGCATCTTTTATTATACCACCCGTTGGTATAAATTGAAAAGCGCCTACGAATTCACGCTTTTAGAAGAACAACAAATGGAGGAATTGCATAAAATGAGACTGCAATTTTTTACGAATATTTCGCATGAATTCAAAACACCCCTAACGCTGATCCTCAATCCTTTAGAACAATTGTCAAAAGGCGATATCGGCAAGCGAAAACAACGGCGGTATTACCAGATCATGGAAAACAATGCCAGGCGCCTGCTCAACCTGGTCAATGAATTATTAGATTTCCGAAAGATAGAATCAAATGCTTATTCCCTGCATGCTGAGAAGATGGATTTAAGCAGTTTCGCTGAAGATATTTTCGAAAATTTCAGGGAACATGCCTTGTTAAGAGATATCGAATTTAGTTTTCGATCAGAAGGGCTAATTGATCATTTTTGGATGGATAAAAATGTGGTAGAAAAAATATTGATCAATTTATTGGGCAATGCGTTTAAATACACCGATGTAGGGGGGAATATTTCCCTGGAAGTATATGAGCATTATGAAAAAATCAAACCACATTTTGCCCATTCCTTTAAAATTGACCAAGGATACCAAGCCAAAGCATACGTCTGGATAAAAGTAGCTGATAATGGCGTCGGCATCCCAGCCAATTTGTTGCACCTGATCTTTGACCGCTATTTTAGTGGAGAGGAATTTAGTCATGATGAAAAAAAAGGAACAGGAGTAGGATTGGCATTGGTGAAAAGCCTGGTAGCTCGGCACAGTGGTTTATTGCAGGTGTTTAGTGAAGAGGGTAGGGGGGCCGCCTTCCTGGTGGGCTTGCCCAAGGGCAAGGAGCATTTGCATGAAGGTGAAATAGTAACGCAATCCGTTTATAAAAGAGCAGATTATGACTTGCCCAAATTGAAAGATTTATATCCTGAGAGTTACCAAACGACCGACAATGAAGCCGTAAACGAAACCAGGAAAAAGACCCTATTGATCGTGGAGGATAACCTGGAGCTAAGGCATTTTTTGAAAGAACATTTTGAAGAAACTTATCATTTATTAGAGGCAAATAATGGAAAAGAAGGACTACATATTTTAAAAAAACACCAGCCAGACATTATTCTGAGTGATGTAATGATGCCTCAAATGGACGGCATTGAATTTTGTAAGTTGGTTAAAGGTGATGATGCTTATAATCACATTCCTTTCATTTTATTAACGGCAAAATCCGCCATAGAAAATAGAATAGAAGGTATGCAATCTGGCGCAGATATCTATTTGGCCAAACCCTTCAGCATTGATGAATTGCAATTAACCTTAAGGAATATCCTGATCTCCAGAATGCAACTTCGACAATTATACCTTAAAAATGCCTTTTCGGAAGCAAGAGAAATTGCGGTCGTTGAAAAGGAAAAAGAATTCATGGATGAGATGGTGCGTCTGGTAGAGGAGCATCTGGAAGATACGGATTTTGATGTAGATGCACTCTGCAAAGCCATGGGAATGAGCCGAACCAAATTATATAGCAAAGTCAAAGCCGTAACCGATAAATCGATCGGGGAATTTATCCGAGGCATGCGCCTTAGAAAAGCTGCCCAAATGTTGGCCAGTGAGGAGGTATCCGTGGCCGAAGTGATGTACAAAGTGGGCATACAGAGCCAGTCCTATTTCACCAAATCGTTCAAAAAAGAATTTGGAAAAACACCTTCAAGGTATGTCAAAGAATTATAA
- a CDS encoding arylsulfatase: MTLLSMRYQNQLYTWLALIFLLTNCGPQESAKQAAGSTPAPPNIVYILADDMGYGDLSCYGQMTLKTPNIDRLAAQGMRFTQHYAGATVCAPSRASLLTGKQPGRSSVRGNQPPGQLIMDNEATIPKALKNKGYQSAIIGKWGVGHPPTPTDPLRTGFDEHYGYINMWHAHNFYPEFLYKNAEKITLAGNVTDWSLDYTKNHPDGMPEGTGVAKEKKTYVLQEFEKETMAFLEKNKSNPFFLYLALNMPHANNEAGYYLKDGMEVPMKEVEGALVPDYGQFDKATWPAPEKGFARMMELIDNTVGEVEAKLKALGLSDNTVIIFASDNGPHEEGYHKVDFFDSNGPLRGSKRDLYEGGIRVPMIVKWPGKVKAGSVTDHPSAFMDVLPTLCDIAGADVPKEIDGISFLPTLLGSTSEQKTHPYLYWEFYELGGRQAVREGNWKYVKLNVRDDSKPVIQELYDLENDLSETNNLILQHPEIVERMEKMMQEAHTEHPLISLFSMKKNAETAF; this comes from the coding sequence ATGACATTACTAAGTATGAGGTACCAAAACCAGCTATACACTTGGCTAGCATTGATCTTCCTTTTAACGAACTGTGGCCCGCAGGAGTCAGCTAAACAAGCGGCAGGGAGTACCCCTGCACCGCCCAATATCGTATATATTCTCGCCGATGATATGGGCTATGGCGACTTAAGCTGTTATGGACAAATGACCTTGAAAACGCCTAATATTGACCGATTAGCGGCGCAGGGCATGCGGTTTACCCAGCATTATGCCGGTGCGACGGTGTGCGCCCCTTCTCGCGCAAGCTTGCTGACGGGCAAACAACCCGGGCGAAGCTCCGTCAGGGGCAACCAACCACCAGGTCAACTTATCATGGATAACGAAGCAACCATTCCCAAGGCCTTAAAAAACAAAGGTTACCAATCTGCTATTATTGGTAAATGGGGCGTTGGGCATCCTCCCACTCCCACAGACCCGCTACGCACTGGTTTTGATGAGCATTATGGATATATCAATATGTGGCATGCCCACAATTTTTACCCGGAGTTTTTGTATAAAAATGCCGAAAAAATCACCCTGGCTGGCAATGTAACCGATTGGTCCCTGGATTATACCAAAAACCATCCGGATGGGATGCCAGAAGGAACCGGGGTGGCGAAGGAAAAAAAGACCTACGTTTTGCAGGAATTTGAAAAGGAAACAATGGCTTTTCTTGAAAAGAATAAAAGCAATCCTTTTTTTCTATACCTCGCCCTAAACATGCCGCATGCTAATAATGAGGCCGGTTATTACTTGAAAGACGGCATGGAAGTACCGATGAAGGAAGTGGAAGGCGCACTCGTGCCTGATTATGGGCAGTTTGACAAAGCAACATGGCCCGCACCCGAAAAGGGATTTGCCAGGATGATGGAATTAATTGATAATACGGTGGGCGAGGTGGAGGCAAAATTAAAAGCATTAGGTTTATCAGACAATACCGTAATCATCTTTGCCAGTGATAATGGCCCACATGAGGAAGGCTATCATAAAGTTGATTTTTTTGATAGCAATGGCCCCTTACGAGGATCAAAAAGAGATTTGTACGAAGGAGGGATTAGGGTACCAATGATTGTGAAATGGCCAGGAAAAGTAAAAGCCGGTTCGGTAACAGATCATCCTTCCGCCTTTATGGATGTCTTGCCCACCCTTTGTGATATAGCAGGGGCCGACGTGCCAAAAGAGATAGATGGCATCTCTTTTTTACCCACCTTACTTGGATCAACAAGCGAACAAAAGACGCATCCCTATTTATATTGGGAGTTTTACGAATTAGGTGGCAGACAAGCTGTTAGGGAGGGCAATTGGAAATATGTAAAGCTTAATGTGAGAGATGATTCCAAACCCGTCATTCAGGAATTGTACGACCTTGAAAACGACCTTTCGGAAACCAATAACCTCATTCTCCAACATCCGGAAATAGTAGAAAGAATGGAAAAAATGATGCAGGAAGCACATACGGAACACCCGTTGATCTCCTTGTTTTCTATGAAAAAGAATGCGGAAACAGCTTTTTGA
- a CDS encoding DEAD/DEAH box helicase: protein MTFKELGITEIILKTLVAEGYTHPTPIQEQSIPILLRGKDLLGCAQTGTGKTAAFAIPILQHLYLSKGQQTRQRKIRALIVTPTRELAIQVADSFTAYGKSTGIRNTAIFGGVKQSAQTEALRQGVDILVATPGRLLDLMDQGFITLKDIEYFVLDEADHMLDMGFIHAIRKIIVKLPRERQSLFFSATMPPEIIDLSGNILGNPEKVTVEPEQKTAQKVEQALYFVAKKDKPKLLVHLLKSRNVDSALIFSRTKHGSDRIVRLLGQVNIRAEAIHGNKTQRARQRALGNFKEGVTKVLVATDIAARGIDIDDLSYVVNYDLPNIPETYVHRIGRTGRAKASGIALSFCDVEERAYLKDIQKLIDQKIPIISEHPFVDDTPHISPKPAVMQAPARHQGRPQARPKHQSQPNGNRSSRSNAARPHSHKRP from the coding sequence ATGACATTCAAAGAATTAGGAATTACAGAAATCATCCTGAAAACCTTAGTGGCGGAAGGATACACACACCCCACCCCCATCCAGGAACAATCTATCCCCATTTTGTTGCGCGGAAAAGACTTATTGGGTTGTGCCCAAACCGGCACTGGGAAAACAGCCGCATTTGCTATCCCCATTTTACAGCATCTCTATTTGAGTAAGGGACAACAAACTCGGCAGCGCAAGATCAGGGCCCTTATTGTCACGCCCACCAGAGAGTTGGCCATTCAGGTTGCTGATAGTTTTACCGCTTACGGAAAATCAACAGGTATTCGAAATACCGCTATTTTCGGCGGCGTGAAGCAAAGTGCGCAAACGGAGGCGCTGCGCCAAGGTGTCGACATCCTCGTCGCTACGCCAGGGCGGCTACTAGATCTGATGGATCAAGGCTTCATTACCTTGAAAGACATCGAGTATTTTGTTTTAGATGAAGCTGATCACATGCTGGATATGGGCTTCATTCATGCCATCCGCAAGATCATTGTCAAATTGCCACGAGAACGGCAATCTTTGTTCTTTTCGGCTACTATGCCTCCTGAAATTATAGATTTGTCAGGCAATATCCTGGGGAATCCAGAGAAGGTGACGGTAGAACCAGAACAGAAGACGGCGCAAAAAGTAGAACAAGCCCTGTATTTCGTAGCCAAAAAGGATAAACCGAAACTATTGGTTCACCTGCTGAAATCCAGGAACGTCGATTCCGCTTTGATCTTTTCGAGAACAAAACATGGATCAGATCGGATTGTGAGGTTGTTGGGACAAGTGAATATCAGGGCAGAAGCTATACATGGCAATAAAACCCAACGGGCAAGGCAACGCGCCTTGGGCAACTTCAAAGAGGGTGTTACTAAAGTATTGGTCGCAACAGATATTGCTGCCAGGGGCATTGATATAGATGACTTGTCCTACGTCGTCAATTACGACCTGCCCAATATCCCTGAGACTTATGTTCACCGCATCGGGCGAACAGGCCGGGCCAAAGCGAGTGGCATCGCCTTGTCTTTTTGCGATGTGGAGGAAAGAGCTTATTTGAAGGATATCCAAAAGCTGATCGACCAGAAAATACCCATTATCAGCGAACATCCTTTTGTGGACGATACCCCGCACATTAGCCCGAAACCCGCTGTTATGCAAGCACCTGCAAGGCATCAAGGAAGACCACAGGCCCGGCCCAAACACCAAAGCCAGCCGAATGGCAATAGAAGCAGTCGATCCAATGCGGCTCGACCTCATTCACACAAACGGCCATAA
- a CDS encoding DUF433 domain-containing protein: protein MDKNELLSRITINPAICHGKPCIRGLRYPVSSILEYLAAGDTTKDILAEFADLEEEDIKACLAFAVLAINAKGSISFPFAA, encoded by the coding sequence ATGGATAAAAATGAACTATTAAGCCGAATCACCATTAACCCTGCTATCTGTCATGGAAAACCTTGTATTCGGGGGTTACGTTACCCTGTATCCAGCATCCTGGAATATTTAGCGGCTGGCGATACGACCAAAGACATTTTAGCGGAGTTTGCTGACCTGGAAGAAGAGGATATTAAAGCTTGCCTGGCCTTCGCCGTTCTGGCGATCAATGCTAAAGGTAGTATTAGCTTTCCTTTTGCTGCATGA